The nucleotide window AATGTACACTGCttgttaatgtaaatatgtaatcAACCGACCACATGGCAGCAACCCATTTATTCATGTAGACAGGGTTAAGACGACGTGCTCGAGTATAAATAGGGTAtgagaatggggaagaaaggggATCTAAATGACTTTGAAAGTGGGAGAATTGTTGGTGCCAGTCTGGCTGGTCAGtatttcagacactgctgatctgctgggattttcctgcacaaccATCACTGGGGATTACAGAGAATAGTCTGACAAAGAGAAATGTCTGGTGAGCAGCAGTTATCTGGGgaaaaatgctttgttgatgccagaggtcagaggagaatggtcaCAACACTTTGACCTGTTAGGAAAGCAacagcaattttaaaaaaaaaaaaaaaagttggctaACAAAGTTAGACAGATAAGGCTgaaatggtttggacatgtgcagagaaTGAatagtgtgtgtatatatttgttgaatgatgatgaagatggagctgccaggcagaagGAAGAGCTTTATAGATGTAGTAAAGGAAGATATGTAGAGGGTTGGTATGGCAGAGGATGctgggtgagatggaggcagatgatccaccgTGGCGACCTTCTAAAAGGTAGGCCCAGCCGGATGAAATTTATTGTTCTTGTTGCTGTTGCAAAGGTTAAGATGAAACCTGGGGTCCAGGAATTTATTGGCTTTGTTACTTCGTGACTAGTACCATGTTGTGCATACCTTCATGGCAATGGTCTCTTTCCACAAAAAATCTACACTGGCCTTTGTTGTGTCAggtgaatggtaaatggcctttATTCATGCTTATACATGCTTAATTTCCCcttggggattaataaagtatctatctatctatctatctatctatacaaCTTacctcattcatccattcacacaAGCTTAGGTTTATGGTTTGTCTAAGTAAGCGCTTTCTAACAATTGCACACATTCATATTCCGATGGATTCATCGGAGAGCACAcagggttagtatcttgcccaaggatatttggcatgggAGCAGCCGGGGATCGAACTTCCAACCTTgcgattagtagatgacctgttTTAGCTAGTGAGCTACAGGCACCCCTTTTTttcactattattattattgttatcatcatcattattattattattattattattattattattattattattattattattattattattattattgttgtgatCATGGGAGCATAAACCTTTTTTTACTTTCATGTTGTAGGCCAGTTATATGAATGAAAAAGTGTTATGGTTGGGGTTAGGCAAGTAAAAATTAGGCCTGAGTCTCCAGGACATGAAATGAATTTAATGTCACTGATACTGCATAGAAACCCTAGTAACACGTGGCTCAGTTCCCCAGAACGTCTTTCGTCTAAACATCGACACACCAGAGGAAGCCCAGCAGAATGTGTCCTTTGGAGCAGCAGATCGCTGGTGGGAGCAGACAGACCTCACAAAACTACTGCTCTCATCCAATCAGATTACATTATTGTCAGATGACATCAGACTGCTGCCTGGACTGACTACACTGGATGTAAGTAGTAGAAGCCTCAATCAACAAGTTAGCTGAGTGTATGTCtattatttatgtgtgtgtgtgtgtgtgtgtgtgtgtgtgtgtgtgtgtatatacacatatatatttttttctcatgttttttttttttcttcccctcagTAATAAGCTAATTGCTAATGCTGTGTTAGTCAGAGACAATACATTCGATTAACCTAACAAGGCAGTAAAGCTATGGTGAACAAAAGCTGATTAGAATTTGACATGGAATCATTTTTAATCtaaaaatgtttccagcatatatttctgtttttaaagggtaaatggactgattcttatatagctcttttctgctctcccggagtactcaaagcgctctatacaacatgccacattcacccaatcacaccaaTTCTCACAAGCACTGTCTCTattagtgctttctaactactTGTGATACTGTCTAAAAGCTACCAGCAAAGATCAAAACTTTTTTAttgtaccaggctgtaaacagGACTGTATGGGGAATTGTCTCAGAATTTAAAACTAGCCTCAAGTGCTGATTAGAGTACATGCAGTTTTCACCTATGAAAATTAATGCTTGGCGAGCATGGGATGATGACTTCAAATCTAgctaataaacaaaaaatgtcaACTTTTGTTTTGGCAGCTACATGACAACCAGTTGAGTAGTTTACCCAGTGCTTTGGGAGAACTGCAGAATCTTCAACAGCTGCGActcaggtacacacacacacacacaccataagTCCATAATCCTAATGGAAAAGAGAAATCTGAAAAAGTTTGTGCACACTCATAATACTCCAATAAAATGTCTTATGTTACAATACTGTGCAACAGCCACTCcagtttgtttatattttgctaggaaaatagATGTAGCGGTTTATTGAAATGTGCAGAtacacatggaaatacagtatgtaAGGCAAAaccagagtttgtacaattctaatgtGTTTGAAAGTCAGTATGTGGTATGaccacattttattttacagccCAGCCTGAACTCTGGTACTCAACCACAGTCTGGACTACGGTTCAGTGGGTTAGCGCAAAAGCAATCTACCTGTAGAGTGTGTTTTTTGCTGGAGGCCGTGTACAGACTATGCAGTATACCCGGTCTGCTGACCAGTCTTGTGTCCACTCGAGCCACAGAGGGAGTATGTAATCAGTTCTGTTAGTTTGTCCACAGTCCAGTTTCCAAGATGTCATTTTCAAATTCAGGTTAGGTTGCACCAAATATGTAAAGTAAAAACTTTCATTGCCCACAATTTTTTATGTATTGTTTTCAAACTTCACAGTAGTAGACTAGGCCTTGGATAACATGAATACCTAGGTTAGCTAAGGCGAACTAAAAAACATTTCAAGAAACCATATCAAGTCATATGTCGTGTGAAAGTGCATGGAAAGAGCTGTACACACTTTTATGATGGACCACAATGTCACAATAGATCTTAAACTCTCAAGTTTGTACAGCTTATGGAAGCCAAAGATTTCAGCCACGTCTGCTTCAATCATATGGGTAAAGCTAAAATACACCATTTTATGATGTAATCCttcaaggtcaaaggtcagggtcaCACGAGTTAAGAAAAAGCTTTAGTTTCTGTTGGATCAACGCCAAACTTCAAAACAATATATTAGTCATTGGAGGACAAAACAtcgttttctttgtttgagctCTTTAATGTTTCGTTTAACTTTTCATTATCATAcgtacaatagtacaatgaaattgtaGCACGGTCCCACAGCGGCGCTAAAAGAGAGATGAGCAAAACACAGTAAATGAAGACTATAAATACAGAATTTGCTGGAGCTATCAGTTATTTTAGTAATAGAGTGTCCTATTGATTATTCCACCTGTTCATTGCATAAGAAATACTTGTGCCTTATTAATGagtaataataaatattcaaaagagaaaacacTGCAGGTCTTTCATAAATGAGGTCTTCATTGATTTCTATTTTAGAAATTGCAATGCTTTAATAATTTAAGTGCATTAAACATCtgtcaaaaaacaaatgtaGTATTTACATGCATTTAAGTGTGCAAGTGAAAGAGAGGGTTTGTCTCTGcaatcctttaaaaaagcacgcagtggctgcagtgaagAAAAGTGAGCATATCAGCATTCTGAAGTTGGCAATAACTAGTGATCTGTTGTGTTTTCGTTCTATGTGGCCAGTCATAATCAGCTACACTCATTGCCAGTTGAGATGTGTACTCTAGAGAACCTCCGTAGCCTCACACTGCAGCAGAATCTGCTGGAGAACCTGCCAGAGGATCTGGGACAGCTCGTGAACCTCACAGAGCTGGTAACTAATGCATAATGCATGCACTCTAGTGTGTCTTACTCCCTCTGCTGTATTGGAAATGTATTGAGAATCCATTTATTTCCCAATTAAAACAAAGTGGAATGAAAGACTGAAATGGAATGATGGTCAATTTCTGTCCATCCTGTTGAACGATTAAAGGACGTGTCCAGCAACCAGCTGAAGAGCCTCCCCTCCAGTTTCGGGTGTCTCGTCAGTTTGCAGAAAGTGAACCTGTGTCACAACCAGCTTAGCGGTCTCCCAGACAGCCTAGCCCGGCTCACAAGTAAGAGTTGCAGAAGTGTTTACAAATAAGTTGTGAATGAGAAAGCATTTGTTCCAAGTTCCAGCTTAACAAATTATTCCAGCAGCTCGCAGGTTGGCGACCACACCGAATAGATGTTTATAAAAAGAATGCAATAATATGGATTTGACATAAAATATGCACTGAAGTATAAACATCTATGTATGCATATGACCACAGCCTTATAATTAATAGTCTGATAGACATCAAGATGACCAGAAACAGGCGAGGATCAGGAGAACAAACAGCCACCGGTGGCAAATGTATTTGTGGTTTGAGGGGAAACGGTAGAGAACTGGGCAGGTGTTTTGTTTAGTGAAGGACCctagctaatgttagctaatGCTGTTTTATTAAACAATAACATAAATTCTGTGCATATTAAGATATAACATAATTgattttgtttactgttgggGAGTTGGTGCTTATCTAAAAGATGAGGATCAGCTGCTATAAAGCATATGACAACAGATGAGGTGGATCAACAGGCCAAAGCTAAGCTACCAGTTATAGCTACACTAACATTATAGcaactccatccatccattttgcttctcttatccttttcagggtcgcgggggtgctggagcctaccccagctgtcttagggcgagaggcagggtagaccctggacaggtcgccagtctgtcgcaggcaCAACCATtagcactcacattcactcccgcattcacacctatgggcaatttagtgttttcaattaacctatccccactaactatTAACTATCATAGCAACTCATTTAAAGTTAATATTAAAAGCATAGACAGGACAGTTTGCGTTTTTCATTTTGCTGAATTTAGCTGATATTTGCTCCCACTGGCGCTCATATTAGAAAGTACAAGCAAGTGAAGAGAGGGAGTGTGACAGAGGGCAATGTTtgatgctcacattcacacctatggcagACTTCGATGTTTAGATcagttgcattaaaaaaaaacaatagttCATGAagagcctctttttttttttttttaaatttcattgtccttctgaaaaataaacaacagcccCAATGACGATTTTTGCGGTCGTGCTGGTCATTGTAGTTTTGGATTTTGAATGAATATCCAGCAAAGCTGCAACACCATCATGGCTCCTCCTCTTGTTTCCTTCTTGTAAATGCACCCTCAGGTAGAACAATGGTGCAGTAATCAGCACGGACACCTTATAGCAAGGTTCTGTGTTTAAATCTTGGCTTTATATTTATTTCTGGATAAAACAATAGTGTCATTTTATGTCTGCCatacaacagaaaatattaatataagACAAACTCGTGAACGAATATGTCTGAGTAGTACAGTTGAGTTTTATTTTGGGCAGCTCTCgctgtatttttatgtttactacAAGCTGGCCAATAGTTCACCAAGATGTGGGTGGAGGGACTTTGAGGTGTTCAATGGTCCAACAAGTTATTTCTTTGACATACACCAAGGCCCTGAAATAAGATGGGCATGTCAGCAGCTGAAAGTTGTGTTACtttttctggctttttttttttgaactctggtttgatttggcagatgttAAGCTGCTGGACTGCAGTGACAATCAGCTGACTGAGATTCCTGCAAGCCTATCAGAGATGCTCGCTCTGGAGCAGCTTTACCTTAGACATAACAAGCTCCGCCTCCTCCCAAAGCTCCCTGCACCTGCGCTCAAGGTATTAACAGCAAAATGATGTTCCAAGAATTAAAACTCCTTTGTGGTGTGAGTGATGCTGACGTATTAAAGCAATGACCAAATCGCTCTGTGCGTCTGGTACTCTGGCAGTGCAGAAAgatgtaactgtgtgtgtgtgtgtgtgtgtgtgtgtgtgtgtgtgtgtgtgtgtgtgtgtgtgtgtgtgtgtgtgtgtgtgtgtgtgtgtgtgtgtgtgtgtgtgtgtgtgtgtgtaggagttATATGTGGGGAACAACCAAATTGAGCAGTTGCAGACGGAGCAGCTATCCTGCCTGTCTGCCATCTCTCTTCTGGAACTCAGAAACAACAAGATCAAAATAGTCCCTGAGGAGATCACTTTACTGAGTACGCTAACACGCCTTGACCTCACCAACAATGACATTACCAGGTAAGCCTTCAGTATGATGACACCCTGCTCAGTAAACCGTTTATACCTGCAAGCAGCCAGGATGTGACTGAATTCAGTTGGTAGCAAATATAATCACTGCTCTACACTGAGAGCAGCTGCATCAAGTTTCTAGTGCCATTAGTCTGAATTTATGCctaatttgtattttattcttgTATTCTTTATTTCAAGTATTTCTTGATGTTATATCTGAAAGGTGTCTACCTTTTCAGAGTCAATCCTAGCAGGTAGATTTTCATACGAATAATATTTTGTCCTGTCAGCCTTCCAGCGTCTCTCAGCCTGCTGCCCAACCtgaacgtgctgctgttggAGGGAAACCCTCTGCGAGGAATCAGGAGAGACATCCTCTCTGTAGGTGACACAtgaggactcaaatgcagagTATGCATGGTAAAACAGAGGAAAGGAAGAGAGATGGAAACATGGCAGCTGAATatgtaaaaacactgaaatctgAATTTACAGGATCATATAGAAAAGTTATAATGCAACATGAATTCCAGAAAAGTTGGAATgttctttaaatttaaaaactaaaagactTTTAAATCACATTAAATAATATTATCTTTGAGTAATTCATCATATCATGAACATAATACAGTACAGTACATAATATCATGAAAAtattcagagaatctggagaaacgTTGTTGTCTTTTCTTACAGAAAGGAACCGGTGAACTTCTGAAGTATTTGAGAGGAAGAGTTAAAGGTAAagttgttttttgccctacctGTATATGTAAATGGGATACTAACTAGTAGTTATGCTACATAAATGAAGTTGCTAACATCTTACTAATACCTTAATAATGCTGAGTAGTGTGACAGTATTATGAAGTGCTATCAATGCTTTAGTTCTTCTTATCGTGGGTGCTAAAATCTACAGCTTCTGCTGTCCTTACATAATCTTTTcaatgtgtttatgtttgttttttgtagaggAGCCTGAAAAAACAGATGGAGGAGATACAGCTATGATGTTACCCAGCCAGGCCAGGGTCAATGTGCATGACATTAAAACTCTCAAGCTGTTGGCATACAGGTTAGTGATATAGACTGGTTTCTGCACGTATTGCCACAGGAACGTGCATGTACTCTGTCAGGAAATCAGAAAACTATACTCACCAGgctctttgtgctggtttttatctttgctttgtactgttggctttgtcttcttacctaaatactaagagaaagatcGTATGCGTGTCTTCATCAGGAATAGGggtttgtgttggtgtgtgggacttTAGCCTCAGGCTTATAGTGTTAAATGGTGATTACAGGTCATTTTATGGAGAAACACAAAAGTAATGTAACGAGTAGTGTAACAAATGACTGGCTCAtgggagtaattaagtaacgtaCGGCATTACTTTTAATGTTCTGTGTAATGATGACCGCATCATGCAATCAATTTGCAGAATGTAAAGTCTGTGAAGTCTGTGCAGTTTAGTTATGGTGGTAGCTCACAAAGTAGAGCCAATGACGATCGATACGGGAATGGATAGTCAATCAAGTGGATTGAAGGGATATTGACAATGAAAttgctaaattcttatcaattcccatGCCTAATAATTATTGGTTATTACAGTATATTTACGCTAAATACTCcaatgtgaatgtgtttgtgaccAGTGACAAGCAAGCAGGGAGTATCCCAGAGGAGCTGTTTGATGCTGCAGCTGATCAGAGCATTGCTACAGTTAACTTCAGCAAAAACCAGCTGACTTCAGTTCCTCCCAGGTACATGCACACTCCCTTGCTctttctgtctcacacacacacagagcatcaCTGTGTGACAGACAGTAAGCCCCAACAAAAAGCCATTTTAATGCAGATGATTGCAGACTAATCACACTTCTGTCTGCAGGCTGCTGGAATTCCAGTCTTCGCTGTCAGAAATCAATCTGGGTTTCAACAGACTGATCAGCTGTTCACCTGACATCTGCAAGTTACTCCAGCTTACACACATCGATCTCCGGTACGCAGACACAGCCGACACTCAGATATGGACAGAATTTATTTCGGGAAGCTTCCATTTATTATATAATATGCAAATTTTGAGTCAAAGTACAGAAAGGACGGAAATCCACCGCAtcattcgtgtgtgtgtgtgtgtgtgtgtgtgtgtgtgtgtgtgtgtgtgtgtgtgtgttcttttgcttttgttttgttttttcccttccaAATCAGCAGTGCTGCAGACCCATTTCACACACCACATCATTGCAAACCACTGCCAACATTTTAGCTCTGGAGTCTCCCGTCCTGTCCTGTCCTGTTTAAATTAAGCTATAATCTGACATTACATAATAATGGGTGTTATTTTTAGTACTAGTCAGTAAGACATATGAAACTTCTGAAAAGGGAAGGGTGGAGTGTTAATATTTGATGCtgtatttgtttcttttgtttgttttaggaaTAATCAGCTGAGTGATTTACCGTCTGAAATGCAGAACTTAACTAAACTACGTTCCATTATCCTCATTTACAACAGGTAACTTAACTCCACATTGCAGCCCCATCATCCAGCTGCCATTTTTTCATcacaccccacacacacataagcagCTGCTCGAGGGAGCAGCCACAGCAGTCCCAGTGCCTTACTTAGATTCCTCCTTGATGTCTGATCAGCTCTGAGGCGATCCTGACATGGCTTGCACATTACTCCATAAAGCACTTCAGTGCTGTTAGCTGCAGTTGTAATGTGTGTTGTGATGTTCCATATACAGCTTGTGATCCATTGCAAGACCTTCCCTTTACTGACCTTTCTGAGCACCACATCTAAGCACTAAATAAAGAAGAGTGTGCAGGATGTAAAATTGGAACTCAGTGGGATGTGATCTAAACCTCTGCCCTTAGCAGCTTAGCATGAAGCATCCATTGTTGTCTTACTCGATCCGATTCCACAAGGGATGTCAGCTGACATGTTGATTCCTGCCTACAGTATGTTGTACAGTTTGGACCTCAGAATATGATGCTGTGCATTGAAAATGAAGTTAATCAATCACAGACTAGACAATGATCCTCTGCTCACATAAAACTAATAAGAAAAATATGTTATCGTCATGGTCTTAGCTACAAATCGCTGCACATTGTTGTCACTCTGCGAGAACACTGAAGAATCCGGCCTCCTCGCTTTTTGGGTCATAAACTGTAGGTAATGGAGCACATGTACAGTGGTTCAGTAAGTTGGACTGTCTGACCTGTGTTTGTGTACTCGGTGTATTTCTGTTGCTCACAGGTTCAAATCCTTCCCTGACGTCCTGTATGAGACCCTTTCTCTGGAGACTATATTGCTTGCCAATAACCAGGTGTGTGAGGTAGATCCTAGTCGTCTGATGAAATTGACTCATCTGTCAACACTAGATCTGGCAAACAATGACCTGCTCAACATCCCTCCTGAGCTGGGCCTGTGTACCACCCTCAGGTAAGGACCTGACtcattatttattgtattttttttaagtgagatCACTTTATCCTGCTGGATAAAACAGATGCTGACAACGTTTATCTTTGAGGACATAATTTGAAGTTATAAATGACAATATATCCTACTGTTATTGTCAGCATGTCGCAAAATGTTATATTCCTGTAAGATGTACATGAAATTCCTCACAAACTGAGTTGAATTTGGTGTTGTTCCTCAGGTGTCTGAGTCTGGAGGGAAATCCTTTCCGCACACCCAGAGCAGCAATTGTGGCCAAAGGAACAGATGCACTGATGGAGTATCTGCGCAGCCGCATACCAACATGATTTGTGACCGTGTTTGAAGGAGAGCACTACCACCACCGTGATCAAGACGTTTAAAtgcaatctttttttaattttttcacacATCTATGAAAAATGGATGTTTTTTGAAGATGTTAAggataataaaagaaaaccattgatctgtttttgttttttccatggATGCGAGTCAGAATAGGATTTATATTGTTCGCTATTCTGCAGGTGCTGCTGAAAAGTAGCACTTCTCCAAATAAAGTTGTTTTGCTTATGATTGTGACTGGTGTGAATTTCGTAACATATTAAGTGCAGCTCGTTGTCAGATCAGTTCTTTTTCCCTCATTAATCTACATTTACATAACAGAAAACACCTTTCAGTGTAAATTCATTTATAAAAACAGCTGATATGTCCAATATAGTCTTTTTTACCCTTCAGCTGTAAAAGACTGATAGGTATTGTTGTCACCCTGCCAGGCCGGCGTGTAATGTGCACATCCAAGTTTGTGAAAGCAATAACTCGAGAAAGATTTTGaggattttgaaattcatacCATAGTAGGGGTAAGGGTAAAAAATCACCACAGTATTGTATCATGATATGTTGTGTAGTAATATATCAATACAGTGACACAAAATATGGGATTTTATTAAATACTGTGAAGAATGAAGCTACTTAGGACTTGgcatgtaagactgcaactctgaaTAGTCATGTTTTTGGGCATTTGATAAATTTGTTCAGATTTCTAGGAATGAGAGCTGCGCCGTCCACAGTAGGATCGATTccatctctcctaacaagaccaggttttcCCCAGAAAGTTTCCCAATTAGCTATAAAGCCCACAAAATTTGGGGGGCaggttccttcctgttaaaggggagttttttctttcctACTATCACCAAGTACTGAAAAGgagtcatttgattgttgggtttcctCTATTagtgtagggtctttaccttacagtttAAAGTATtatgaggcgactgttgttgtgatttggcgctatacaaataaaactgaattgttcCATGTTCTATGTTGTTCCATCAATCAGCTCCGCTAGAGGTCTCTTACTTTTTAAAGGTATTCCTTCCTCCCCCACCATCACCCACTACTTGCTCACAGGGGATCTGCCTGAGTGTAGTGAACTGGCACTATATATAAATGGCACTATAAAAACTGAAGTGAACTAAATAAAAAGAGTATGACAACCTAAGTATGCATAAAGTAAGTTTGCATAAAAtgcatccatccacccatttattttcttccagGGCCATGTACATAAGCTCAGACACCCCTCTCCCCAGTCACCTCCTCCAGGTTTTGGGGGACACCAAGATGTTCTCAGGCCAGCCAAGTGCTCTGGGTCTATCCTGAGGCTTCAACCAGGGaagcatccttgtcagatgtcCTGAACACCTCAACTGGTTtgtttcaatgtggaggagcagcagctctgcttTGAGGCTCAGCCACCCTTCTTCTGCAGGCCCATTGGGGTCGTGTGTTGGGCAGCAGTCAAGGATGGATGTCCTGGAGGTGTGATCCCTGACTACTGAGGCTAGCTACTttgaaaaaaacttttttaaatgctCAGCAACCTGGCTTATTAATCAACTACCAAAATAATAAGACTTAATATACCAGCTTTCATGTCATGAGCACAACCTAAAGGAGTGTTTTGCGACTTCCTGGTTGTCCaaacttcttttttaattaaagcagAATCAGTCCAAatctaaaaacaaaatcaaatgaatttatTATTCAACCAAATTgcacagacatttaaaaaaattataatctGGCcatgacagacacacagataGAGACACATGGACAAGAGAAACTACGACTTTGGAATCTCATAGAAACTACCACTAATATATCCCCAGCACTGGGAAAAGAGCTGAGTTATTTTAACACTCCCATGCAACTACAGGTCAACACACAACTTCTAGCATCCTATACGTcttagaaaaacagaaaaaaggtaGTTGTAgtacgtgtgtgtgtactgtTGGAATGACAGGCTGGTGGTTGAGACAGAGTATGGATGGTTGATGTTGATCTAAAAGTCTTCAGAGCACCACTGTATACCCAGATCACTTTTGCAAAATGGCCAAACTCcttacaatatttacaaaaatataaaatgtaaataaaaatacaaacaaattttctttttaaacacatttttgttacGAAAGGAGGACTGAGGTGTAGAAGGTTTGCTGGCTGTCTTTCAATAGTGTCGTCCTCCGTGCAGAGTGGGCGCTGCAGACACTACTGATCTGTCTTCTGCTTCTTGCTTTCAACCTCATCCTGAAAATCGAGAAGATCAAGGTTAGAGGTGATGCTGCACAAAAATACAACACCGCTATTGATGTTTTGTTATCCCCCTTTTCAcaagtaaaaatgaatgtttgTCAGCTGGTTAAGACATGCTCTGAACTTTTCTATCCCTCACTAAAAAACGTTTCAGGTAAAGATAACATCCATCCAGATAcgtgttgttttttaatcttcCTCACACAACTTTTACATTTCTTAATTTAGGCAGAGTGTTTTAAAATTTTGCCAGTGCAAAGCTGATGTCACACACAGGGCCAATATCCACAACACAGGTACCCAGGTGATAATGGTCCCTGAGGAACTCCTTGTGCCAGCCGTCACTAACTCAGCGATGTCCACTCACTGCTCTCCTGATTTGGCTGATGCAGTATTCAGTTAGACTTTAGAGATGATCCTTTCTCACCTTTCAAATA belongs to Oreochromis niloticus isolate F11D_XX linkage group LG17, O_niloticus_UMD_NMBU, whole genome shotgun sequence and includes:
- the lrrc40 gene encoding leucine-rich repeat-containing protein 40 — protein: MSRFKGGCKDSLAGFKVQTAEPTVPYGLLKAARKSGQLNLSGRGLKEVPQNVFRLNIDTPEEAQQNVSFGAADRWWEQTDLTKLLLSSNQITLLSDDIRLLPGLTTLDLHDNQLSSLPSALGELQNLQQLRLSHNQLHSLPVEMCTLENLRSLTLQQNLLENLPEDLGQLVNLTELDVSSNQLKSLPSSFGCLVSLQKVNLCHNQLSGLPDSLARLTNVKLLDCSDNQLTEIPASLSEMLALEQLYLRHNKLRLLPKLPAPALKELYVGNNQIEQLQTEQLSCLSAISLLELRNNKIKIVPEEITLLSTLTRLDLTNNDITSLPASLSLLPNLNVLLLEGNPLRGIRRDILSKGTGELLKYLRGRVKEEPEKTDGGDTAMMLPSQARVNVHDIKTLKLLAYSDKQAGSIPEELFDAAADQSIATVNFSKNQLTSVPPRLLEFQSSLSEINLGFNRLISCSPDICKLLQLTHIDLRNNQLSDLPSEMQNLTKLRSIILIYNRFKSFPDVLYETLSLETILLANNQVCEVDPSRLMKLTHLSTLDLANNDLLNIPPELGLCTTLRCLSLEGNPFRTPRAAIVAKGTDALMEYLRSRIPT